In a genomic window of Acropora muricata isolate sample 2 chromosome 2, ASM3666990v1, whole genome shotgun sequence:
- the LOC136895661 gene encoding microfibril-associated glycoprotein 4-like codes for MSNKLAHITFSVLYAMLWMMSSEVAAEQLLQCKAVENSVHGKALKKHTFKSVTVGHPVECHAICEKHPMCQSYNFFIPTKLCELNDRTKETSPEDFEFDEMRFYMRMWQPRVRYNVYKSCAEAYKSGEKISGVYQINPDGMGDFEVYCDHETDGGGWTVFQKRLDGSVDFFRNWDDYKKGFGNLDGEFWLGLDKIHRLTVSCNSKLRVDLEDNLGNSAFADYSFFTVASEQAKYQLSLGKYSGNAGDSLSMHQGQAFSTKDHDNDSAATGHCARMNTGAWWYYNCHRSNLNGQYLNGTINKKGVSWWHWKNTHYSLKRSEMKIRTQIFSN; via the exons ATGAGTAACAAGTTGGCGCATATCACCTTCTCCGTGTTGTACGCGATGTTGTGGATGATGTCCAGCGAAGTGGCAGCTGAGCAACTATTACAATGCAAAGCGGTCGAAAATTCAGTGCATGGAAAAGCACTTAAAAAACACACATTCAAATCAGTGACGGTCGGGCATCCGGTGGAATGTCATGCTATTTGTGAGAAACATCCCATGTGCCAAAGCTACAATTTCTTCATTCCCACAAAGCTTTGTGAGCTGAATGACAGAACAAAAGAAACGAGCCCTGAAGACTTTGAGTTCGACGAGATGAGATTTTACATGAGGATGTGGCAACCAAGAG tccgCTATAATGTCTATAAGAGCTGCGCTGAAGCTTACAAGTCTGGCGAAAAGATTAGTGGAGTGTACCAGATCAATCCCGATGGTATGGGAGATTTTGAAGTGTACTGCGATCATGAAACAGATGGCGGAGGTTGGACGGTCTTTCAAAAGAGACTAGACGGCTCCGTAGATTTCTTCCGCAACTGGGACGACTACAAAAAGGGCTTTGGTAATCTAGACGGAGAGTTCTGGCTTGGGCTGGACAAGATTCACCGACTGACTGTAAGCTGCAATAGCAAGCTTCGCGTCGACTTAGAAGACAATCTCGGAAATTCAGCATTCGCAGATTACAGTTTCTTTACTgtagcaagcgagcaagcaaaaTATCAGCTGAGTCTGGGAAAATACTCAG GCAATGCAGGTGATTCTCTTAGTATGCACCAAGGCCAAGCATTTTCCACAAAGGATCACGATAATGATTCAGCCGCGACAGGACATTGCGCAAGAATGAACACTGGCGCCTGGTGGTACTATAATTGCCACAGGTCCAACCTCAATGGTCAGTATCTGAATGGTACGATCAACAAAAAGGGAGTATCCTGGTGGCACTGGAAAAACACTCATTATTCTCTCAAGAGGTCTGAGATGAAGATACGCACACAAATCTTTTCCAACTAA